tctacttgcttcatggagtgcaatgatctcagcatgatttgaagaagtagccacgagcgtttgtttctgggaacgccaagatatagcagtgcctccgatcgtaaaaacgtatcctgtttgcgatcgggctttgtgtggatctgaaagatatcctgcatctgcaaaaccaaccatttgaccttttgaacttttaggataaaataagcctaaatcaatggtcccttggaggtaacgaaaaacatgtttgatcccattccaatgtcttcgggttggagatgagctgaatcttgccaaaagattcacagcaaatgatatatcaggccgtgtacaatttgcaaggtacatcagcgctccaattgcacttagatatggtacttccggaccaagtatctcttctttctcctcaggtggtcgaaatggatcactttcaatattaagtgacctaacgaccatcggggtgctaagaggagttgatttatccatgttaaatcgtttcaacactcttttagtgtatgtggattgatgcacaaatataccattttgtgaatgttctatttgtaggccaagacagtACTGTGTCTGtcctagatctttcatctcaaattctcctttgagatagtctgatgccttttgtatttccttttgagttccgataatgttaagatcatcaacatataccgcgattattacaaatccggatattgttttcttgatgaaaacacatggacatataggatcattcacatatccttcttttgttaaatgttcactgagacgattgtaccacatacgtccagattgttttaacccatataatgatctttgcaattttattgcacataactctttaggtttggaacttaatgcttctggcattttaaatccatcagggattttcatgtagatatcagtatctaatgatccgtatagataagctgtaacaacatccatgagacgcatctctagatttttatcagctgctagactcatcaggaatctaaatgtaatggcatccataactggagaatacgtttcttcataatcgattccaggtctttgagaaaaaccttgagccactagacgagctttgtatctcgtaatctcatttttctcatttcgctttcgaacgaaaacccatttgtacccaactggtctcacatctgcaggtgtgagcacaatagatccaaatacttttcgtttattaagcgaatcaagttcagcttgtattgcatttttccattgttcccaatcatgtctcttttgacattcatagacagattttggttctggatcatcgatttcttcatttatttcacttgacacaatatatgagaaagcatcatcaaggtcattttgttcatttctattccatatccttttattatggatgtaattaatagaaatctcatgattatctttcgattcatgatgctctgattcatgatgctctgattcatcagaatccttatcatttatttcctccaaaatattttctgctattttgggtgcatcatatatttcagctttcttctgtttcctaggattcttatccttagaaccaacaggtctaccacgcttcaggcgtgtttttggctctcgtgtgtcatcctccttttcttgttcatttggcattttgatacgagcaggagcatttgcagctggtatatgagatttagttaccgtcttggtatctacaaatgcatcaggtagctggttagctatactctgtaaatgcataattcgtcgaacttctagttctgactctttagtgggaggatcaagatataacaatgatggtacactccattttatatcacttccaacatttttgttttctccccctagaactgggaatacattttcgtcaaaatgacaatcagcaaaacgtgctgtaaagacgtcaccagtctgtggttctaggtatcttataatcGATGGAGagtcacaaccaacatatattcccatccttctttgtggtcccatctttgttcgttgtggtggtgctacaggcacatatactgcacaaccaaagattcttaaATGGGAAatatttggttctcgaccaaacgctaattgtagtggggaatacttgtggtatgcactcggtctgattcgaatgagtgcttctgcatgcaaaatagcatgtccccatacagaggttggaagttttgatttcatgatcaatggtcttgcaatctgttgcagacgcttaattaacgattcagccaaaccattttgcgtatgaacatgagccacagaatgttcaacttcaattcccgttaccatacaataatcattgaatgcttgggatgtgaattcaccagcgttgtctaatctaacctttttaatattataatcagGGAACTGTGtccgcagtttgattatctgagttagaaatctcgcaaatgccatgtttcgagatgataatagacaaacgtgtgaccatctactggatgcgtcaattaataccataaaatagtggaatggtccacatggtggatgtatcggtccacatatatcaccttgaattctttcaaggaactttggtgattctttatcgattttggttggcgatggtcttacgatcaattttcctagagaacatgcaacacatgtcattttattcccttgagaaatctcctggattttcagtgaatgaccatgtgaactttctatgattttacgcatcattgtagtgcctggatggccaaggcgatcatgccataatgtgaactcttctgggttctgttttactaaaagatttgattcgatctcatcgatataagtatgatgtaaccccgaaggaagttctggaaacttttccaatatgtgttttctgccacatttctcagaagttacatacatgtatttctttccatcctcagttgcagactgagtatcatatccgtgaagatatatatctttaaaactcaataaattccttttagaacttggagaatatagagcattatttatggaaaattttgttccattcggtaaagtaaaatttgctttaccagttccttcaatcacgtctgcaggacctgatattgtattgacgacaatttttgtcggttttatatcagagaaatatctcttttgtctcagaatagtgtgcgttgttccactatctggtatgcatatttcacgaatccgtttcttggattttgcttcattaccattctgatccatttctgaaattgtcataaatattaataaaagaaaaacataaaattcattcatataaggaaacacataattatacaataagatgacgttaaaaacatcattatttttttaaaacatgaaatataataattatacatggtaatactgaaaactattcaatactcttatcataggcatttcgattctcttcaggagtaatctagtccagctcattagcgaagtcggaggattcaaggtatgaggtcccttcaacattttccgtgaggttcacctctttagcctttccttttatggactcttgatataacttgcacaaatgtgggggagtacgacaggtacgggaccaatgtcctttacatccacatctgtaacatacagtctcacttttctttgtggtatcctcttcggtttcttttcctttaggaggttgttcagatctaacccatttgttagatctaatacttttaggatagtaaggctttccacgtttgttgttgaaacgccgaccacgacctcggttggtctggtttctccttcccgaatattctaccgccgtagcattcacttcgggaaatgccttggctcccgtaggtcgggaattatggtttttgattagtaactcatcgttcttttcagccaacatgagtgttaccatcaattcagaaaatttggtgtacccacattttctgtaaattcgggataagacgttgtgttctttgtggaaagtattgtatgtcttgtcaagcatttctgcttcggtgacagggttaccacaatattttaattgtgcaactatccttaagatagtggaattgtaatctctaaccctttggaaatcctgaaacctgagggttttccactcttcaagagcgtgagggagattgatttccttttgattatcgaatctgtctttcaaggcttgccatagtacggctggatcctcaacgtctccatagtcgtgagttagattctcatctaagtgcttcttcaggaagattatcgcttcggctatatgctcgggtggcgatttgttaccgacttttatcgcttcggttat
The window above is part of the Brassica napus cultivar Da-Ae chromosome C3, Da-Ae, whole genome shotgun sequence genome. Proteins encoded here:
- the LOC125584161 gene encoding uncharacterized protein LOC125584161, yielding MANIEKLQFPALKVTGENYVRWVTNVKPYLVIKKITEAIKVGNKSPPEHIAEAIIFLKKHLDENLTHDYGDVEDPAVLWQALKDRFDNQKEINLPHALEEWKTLRFQDFQRVRDYNSTILRIVAQLKYCGNPVTEAEMLDKTYNTFHKEHNVLSRIYRKCGYTKFSELMVTLMLAEKNDELLIKNHNSRPTGAKAFPEVNATAVEYSGRRNQTNRGRGRRFNNKRGKPYYPKSIRSNKWVRSEQPPKGKETEEDTTKKSETVCYRCGCKGHWSRTCRTPPHLCKLYQESIKGKAKEVNLTENVEGTSYLESSDFANELD